From the Permianibacter fluminis genome, one window contains:
- a CDS encoding extracellular solute-binding protein — MRPSCWWLLLAAALPVFAKEPATVRVYNWTDYIDESVLKDFTDATGIRVEYETFESAEDLEGKIGQGKSGYDVVVPSANFLAYGRRHKLFQPLDKTQLSNLAGLDAALMRKLERSDPSNEYGVPYLWGTTIFAYRAEAIAKRLGANAATDSWQLLLNPGNLAKLSDCGVAFLDSGIEVMPELLRHIGSIPNSLNPSDYMRVEKHLKQLVPHVRYFGGENIIDDLASGKLCAAYTYSGDLAQARDQAAANGITDLTLVLPKEGADLWVDLLAIPIDAPHPQSAHAFINFLLQPAVMARISNAVSYPNAVTASLPLIDEAVRTDPVLFPSPEAQAKLYTLPVLTDAVAGISERIWKTTQKGKSPAGG; from the coding sequence ATGCGCCCCTCGTGTTGGTGGTTGTTGCTGGCGGCCGCGCTGCCGGTATTTGCCAAGGAGCCGGCAACGGTCCGCGTCTACAACTGGACCGACTATATCGATGAGTCCGTGTTGAAGGACTTTACCGATGCCACCGGCATTCGGGTCGAGTACGAAACCTTTGAAAGCGCCGAAGATCTGGAAGGAAAAATTGGCCAGGGCAAAAGCGGGTACGACGTGGTTGTGCCGAGCGCCAACTTTCTTGCCTACGGCCGCCGGCACAAGCTGTTTCAGCCGCTGGATAAAACCCAACTGAGCAATCTGGCCGGGCTTGATGCGGCGCTGATGCGCAAACTGGAGCGCTCTGATCCGAGCAACGAATACGGTGTGCCCTATTTATGGGGCACCACCATTTTCGCCTACCGGGCCGAGGCCATCGCCAAGCGGCTCGGTGCCAACGCGGCGACCGACAGCTGGCAACTGCTGCTGAACCCCGGCAATCTGGCCAAGCTGTCGGACTGCGGCGTGGCCTTTCTGGATTCCGGTATCGAGGTCATGCCGGAGCTGCTGCGCCACATCGGCAGCATTCCGAACAGCCTGAATCCTTCCGACTACATGCGGGTCGAAAAGCACCTGAAACAGCTGGTGCCGCATGTCCGCTATTTCGGCGGCGAGAATATCATCGACGATTTGGCCAGCGGCAAGCTGTGCGCGGCCTACACTTATTCCGGCGATTTGGCCCAGGCCCGCGATCAGGCCGCTGCCAACGGCATCACCGACCTGACCCTGGTACTGCCGAAAGAAGGCGCCGATCTCTGGGTCGATCTGCTCGCCATCCCGATTGACGCGCCGCATCCGCAATCGGCGCATGCCTTCATCAATTTCCTGCTGCAGCCCGCCGTCATGGCGCGCATCTCCAACGCCGTCAGCTACCCGAATGCAGTCACCGCCTCACTGCCCTTGATCGATGAAGCAGTGCGCACCGACCCGGTGTTGTTCCCGAGCCCGGAAGCGCAAGCCAAGCTCTACACGCTGCCGGTGCTGACCGATGCGGTCGCCGGCATCTCAGAGCGGATCTGGAAAACGACACAGAAAGGAAAATCCCCCGCTGGTGGTTAA
- the panC gene encoding pantoate--beta-alanine ligase, which translates to MQIFDSLATMRSQIAGWRRDGHKIAFVPTMGNLHEGHASLFEQARTYGNKVVASIYVNPMQFGLNEDWSKYPRTLDADRQVLQAKQVDALFLPDDKIMYPHGIDVQTFVEVPRLSNILCGASRPGHFRGVATIVNKLFNLVQPDVAVFGEKDYQQLMVIRQMVNDLFVPIEIVGAETVRAADGLALSSRNGYLTAEERAQAPVIYQTLRWCADELRRGARDYPALEQQARSRISSGGLRPDYFSIRRHSDLLEPASEEKRFVVLAAAYLGKARLIDNIQVLD; encoded by the coding sequence ATGCAAATTTTTGATTCACTCGCGACCATGCGTAGCCAGATCGCGGGCTGGCGTCGCGACGGCCACAAGATTGCCTTTGTTCCAACCATGGGCAATCTGCACGAAGGCCACGCGTCGCTGTTCGAGCAGGCCCGCACGTATGGCAACAAGGTGGTGGCCAGCATTTACGTCAACCCGATGCAGTTTGGCTTGAACGAAGACTGGTCGAAGTACCCACGAACATTGGACGCGGATCGGCAAGTGCTGCAAGCCAAACAGGTGGATGCGCTGTTTCTGCCCGATGACAAAATCATGTACCCGCATGGCATCGATGTGCAGACCTTTGTCGAAGTGCCACGGCTTTCGAATATTCTCTGTGGCGCCTCGCGGCCCGGGCATTTCCGTGGTGTCGCCACCATCGTCAACAAGCTGTTCAATCTGGTTCAGCCGGATGTCGCGGTTTTTGGCGAAAAGGATTACCAGCAGCTGATGGTGATCCGGCAGATGGTCAACGATCTGTTTGTGCCGATTGAAATCGTTGGTGCCGAAACGGTGCGCGCGGCCGACGGTCTGGCGCTGTCATCACGCAACGGTTATCTGACTGCCGAGGAGCGCGCCCAGGCGCCGGTGATTTATCAAACACTGCGCTGGTGTGCCGATGAGCTGCGCCGTGGTGCACGCGATTATCCGGCGCTGGAGCAGCAAGCGCGCAGCCGAATCAGCAGCGGCGGTTTACGGCCGGATTATTTCTCGATCCGCCGGCATAGCGATTTGCTGGAGCCGGCCAGCGAAGAAAAACGCTTCGTGGTGCTGGCAGCAGCCTATCTCGGCAAAGCCCGCCTGATCGACAACATTCAGGTGCTCGACTAG
- the panB gene encoding 3-methyl-2-oxobutanoate hydroxymethyltransferase has product MSRITAHRLTEMKRAGEKIVVLTAYDATFSALCNSNGVDVILVGDSLGNVILGYDSTVPVTMTDMLHHTRAVARGNRDALVIGDLPYMSYGTLEQTLSNSAALMQAGAHMVKLEGGAWLADYVRALTERGIPVCAHLGLTPQSVDALGGYKVQGRDAESAAKIIADAKSLEAAGARLLVVECVPSTLGKQLSDALSIPVIGIGAGVDTDGQVLVLHDMLGLGEKRPKFVKDFLTGEAGGIGAAIAAYGKAVRERKFPTKDHSFS; this is encoded by the coding sequence ATGAGCCGAATCACTGCCCACCGCCTCACCGAGATGAAGCGCGCCGGCGAGAAAATTGTTGTACTCACTGCGTACGACGCCACCTTCAGCGCCCTCTGCAACAGCAATGGCGTCGACGTGATTCTGGTCGGCGACTCGCTCGGCAATGTGATCCTGGGTTATGACAGCACGGTGCCGGTCACGATGACCGACATGCTGCACCACACCCGCGCCGTGGCGCGCGGCAATCGTGACGCGCTGGTCATTGGCGATCTGCCCTACATGAGTTATGGCACGCTGGAACAGACCCTGAGCAATTCTGCGGCGCTGATGCAAGCCGGCGCCCACATGGTCAAGCTGGAAGGCGGCGCCTGGCTGGCCGATTACGTCCGCGCACTGACTGAGCGCGGCATTCCGGTTTGCGCGCATCTGGGCTTGACCCCGCAATCTGTCGATGCGCTCGGTGGCTACAAGGTGCAGGGTCGCGATGCCGAGAGCGCCGCCAAAATCATCGCCGATGCCAAATCGCTGGAAGCAGCCGGTGCCCGGCTCTTGGTCGTGGAATGCGTGCCCAGCACGCTCGGCAAACAGCTCAGCGACGCGCTGAGCATTCCGGTCATCGGTATCGGCGCCGGCGTGGATACCGACGGCCAGGTACTGGTGCTGCATGACATGCTCGGCTTGGGTGAGAAGCGCCCCAAGTTCGTCAAGGATTTCCTCACCGGCGAAGCCGGCGGCATCGGCGCCGCGATTGCTGCATACGGTAAAGCCGTGCGCGAGAGAAAATTTCCAACTAAGGACCACAGCTTTAGCTGA
- a CDS encoding deoxynucleoside kinase — protein MNPLRFVTVEGPIGVGKTTLARRLAEALGGQTLLEQPDENPFLERFYQNPKQAALPAQLFFLFQRTRQLDSIRQQDIFAPVTVSDYLMAKDALFARLNLDDDELRLYEQVYGQLTIEAPRPDLVIYLQAPVDALMERIRKRDRAAERALSRDYLQKILDAYTRFFYYYDESPLLIVNTAALDLAGDDADFQQLVERVHQCRSGRHYFNSRI, from the coding sequence ATGAATCCGCTGCGTTTCGTCACCGTCGAAGGACCGATTGGGGTTGGCAAGACCACGCTCGCCCGGCGCCTCGCCGAAGCACTCGGCGGCCAGACGCTGCTCGAGCAGCCGGATGAAAATCCGTTTCTGGAACGCTTCTATCAAAATCCGAAACAGGCGGCGCTGCCGGCGCAGCTGTTCTTTCTGTTCCAGCGCACCCGCCAGCTTGATTCCATTCGGCAGCAGGATATTTTCGCACCGGTTACCGTCAGCGATTACCTGATGGCAAAAGACGCGCTGTTTGCCCGCCTTAATCTCGATGACGACGAGCTGCGACTGTACGAACAGGTCTATGGCCAGCTGACCATCGAGGCACCGCGACCGGATCTGGTGATTTACCTGCAAGCCCCGGTCGATGCACTGATGGAGCGCATCCGCAAGCGCGACCGCGCCGCCGAGCGGGCCTTGAGCCGTGACTATCTGCAAAAGATATTGGACGCCTACACCCGTTTCTTTTATTACTACGACGAATCCCCGCTGCTGATCGTCAATACCGCCGCCCTGGATCTGGCTGGCGATGATGCCGACTTCCAGCAACTGGTCGAGCGCGTGCACCAATGCCGCAGCGGTCGCCACTATTTCAACTCCCGGATCTGA
- the folK gene encoding 2-amino-4-hydroxy-6-hydroxymethyldihydropteridine diphosphokinase, with amino-acid sequence MTGGANSVRAYIGLGSNLAEPIRQVQQAIDALAILPLSRLVARSSLYRSAALTRPDCETAQPDYINAVAAIETSLAPQALLAALLQIEQRQGRTRGAERWTARTLDLDLLLYGNLQLQTPALTVPHYALTERAFVVLPLHEIAADLQLPDGRRVSELAATYTGSGVQRLSG; translated from the coding sequence ATGACCGGTGGTGCCAACAGCGTTCGCGCTTACATCGGTCTCGGCAGCAATTTGGCGGAACCGATTCGGCAAGTGCAACAAGCGATCGATGCGCTGGCCATTTTGCCGCTGAGCCGACTGGTGGCGCGCTCCTCGCTTTACCGTAGCGCGGCGCTGACTCGCCCGGACTGCGAGACCGCCCAACCCGACTACATCAATGCGGTGGCAGCCATCGAAACCAGCCTGGCGCCGCAGGCGCTGTTGGCCGCACTGCTGCAGATTGAACAGCGTCAGGGCCGGACCCGCGGCGCAGAACGCTGGACCGCCCGCACACTGGATCTGGATCTGCTGCTGTACGGCAATCTGCAACTGCAAACCCCGGCGCTGACGGTGCCGCATTACGCCCTGACCGAACGCGCCTTTGTTGTGCTACCGTTGCACGAAATCGCCGCCGATTTGCAACTACCAGATGGTCGCCGCGTGAGCGAACTCGCGGCGACTTACACGGGTAGTGGCGTGCAGCGGCTGAGCGGCTGA
- the pcnB gene encoding polynucleotide adenylyltransferase PcnB: MIFSRINQFIQRTVGRPSKTRLRKQIIARDQHHVSRSQISDNALKVLYRLNKAGYEAYLVGGGVRDILLGQHPKDFDVATNAKPEEVQKVFRNCRLIGRRFRLAHVLFGQDVVEVATFRAVNDDAPQTEHGMVLRDNVYGTIEDDAIRRDFTVNALYYNIADFSVVDFLGGLKDLQKKTLRLIGDPETRYREDPVRMLRAARLAAKLEFKIEPKTREPILALGKLLENVSNARLWDECAKMFLTGHGLASFEQLDELGLFKILFPGPAAAMHKHPSVRELFRIALANTDRRIAEEKGVNPAFLFAVMLWPGVAAEYDKRLKRNVPPAPALQDAATEVLDRQHEITAIAKRFSQVMREMWLLQHRFQQRTPSRAEKLLELPRFRAAFDLLSLRAQAGEPLQELVDWWQHYQDGDADERAALLRRVDKPETRAPSERKRKPRRRTPRKPAAKTE, translated from the coding sequence GTGATTTTTTCCCGCATCAACCAGTTCATCCAGCGGACGGTCGGCCGACCTTCGAAAACGCGGCTGCGCAAGCAGATCATCGCGCGTGATCAGCACCACGTCTCACGTTCGCAAATCAGCGACAACGCCTTGAAGGTGTTGTACCGGCTCAACAAGGCCGGGTACGAGGCCTATCTGGTCGGCGGCGGCGTCCGCGACATTCTGCTCGGCCAGCATCCAAAAGATTTCGACGTTGCCACCAATGCCAAACCGGAAGAAGTGCAAAAAGTTTTCCGCAACTGCCGGCTGATTGGTCGCCGCTTCCGCCTGGCGCATGTGCTGTTCGGTCAGGATGTGGTCGAGGTGGCGACGTTCCGCGCGGTCAACGACGACGCGCCGCAAACCGAGCACGGCATGGTGCTGCGCGACAACGTTTACGGCACGATTGAAGACGATGCCATCCGCCGCGATTTCACCGTCAACGCGCTCTACTACAACATCGCCGATTTTTCGGTCGTCGATTTTCTCGGCGGCTTGAAAGATCTGCAAAAGAAAACCCTGCGCCTGATTGGCGATCCGGAAACCCGTTACCGCGAAGATCCGGTTCGGATGCTGCGCGCTGCCCGATTGGCTGCCAAACTCGAATTCAAGATCGAACCGAAGACCCGCGAACCGATCCTCGCGCTCGGCAAATTGCTGGAAAACGTTTCCAACGCCCGGCTCTGGGATGAATGCGCCAAGATGTTCCTGACCGGCCATGGCCTCGCCAGTTTTGAACAACTCGACGAGCTCGGCCTGTTCAAGATTCTGTTCCCCGGCCCGGCGGCGGCCATGCACAAACATCCGTCCGTGCGCGAACTGTTCCGCATTGCGCTGGCCAACACCGATCGCCGTATCGCTGAAGAAAAAGGCGTCAATCCGGCCTTTTTGTTTGCCGTGATGCTGTGGCCCGGGGTGGCTGCCGAATACGACAAACGCCTGAAGCGTAATGTGCCGCCGGCACCGGCGCTGCAGGACGCCGCGACTGAAGTGCTGGATCGTCAGCACGAAATCACCGCGATCGCCAAACGCTTCAGTCAGGTCATGCGGGAAATGTGGTTACTGCAACACCGCTTCCAGCAGCGCACGCCAAGCCGGGCAGAAAAATTGTTGGAATTGCCACGCTTCCGTGCCGCCTTTGATCTGCTCAGTTTGCGCGCACAAGCGGGCGAGCCGCTGCAAGAGCTGGTCGACTGGTGGCAGCACTATCAGGATGGCGATGCCGATGAGCGCGCCGCCTTGCTGCGCCGGGTCGACAAACCGGAAACCCGGGCACCGAGCGAGCGCAAGCGCAAACCGCGTCGGCGCACCCCGCGCAAACCGGCCGCCAAAACCGAATGA
- the gluQRS gene encoding tRNA glutamyl-Q(34) synthetase GluQRS, translating to MLQTNSLVIGRFAPSPSGPLHFGSLVAALGSYLSAKSQGGQWLVRMEDIDPPREQAGAADTILRQLTAFGLHWDGTVLYQSRRSDRYDEVLEQLRQRGLLYGCDCSRRELQDNQGRCSKHCRQRGLPLADGVAWRLQAGREPLPFEDAIWGACRFPDTELDDVVLKRRDGLYAYQLAVVVDDVDQGITEVVRGADLLDATPRQLYLWQLLGGTPPRWAHLPLIVQADGRKLSKQNYAPAITGADALGLLKQALAVLGQPVPPGDDIPALLAEACAHWRIDRVPRGPVMLA from the coding sequence ATGCTGCAGACAAATAGTCTTGTCATCGGTCGCTTCGCCCCCTCGCCGTCTGGCCCGCTGCATTTCGGCTCGCTGGTGGCGGCGCTCGGGTCATATCTGTCGGCGAAATCGCAGGGGGGACAATGGCTGGTGCGGATGGAGGATATCGATCCGCCACGTGAGCAGGCCGGTGCTGCCGACACCATCTTGCGCCAGCTGACGGCGTTCGGTTTGCACTGGGACGGCACGGTGCTGTACCAGAGCCGTCGCAGCGATCGCTACGACGAAGTGCTGGAGCAGCTACGTCAGCGCGGCCTGCTGTATGGCTGCGATTGCAGCCGGCGTGAACTGCAGGACAATCAGGGCCGTTGCAGCAAGCACTGTCGGCAGCGCGGTTTGCCGCTGGCCGATGGCGTCGCCTGGCGCTTGCAGGCAGGACGCGAACCGTTGCCGTTCGAGGATGCCATCTGGGGCGCCTGCCGCTTTCCCGACACCGAGCTGGACGACGTGGTGCTGAAACGGCGCGACGGCCTGTATGCCTACCAGCTGGCGGTGGTGGTGGATGATGTGGATCAGGGCATCACCGAGGTCGTCCGCGGTGCCGATCTGCTCGATGCCACGCCACGGCAGCTGTATCTCTGGCAGCTGCTCGGCGGGACGCCGCCGCGCTGGGCGCATCTGCCGCTGATCGTCCAGGCCGATGGCCGCAAGCTGTCGAAGCAGAATTACGCGCCGGCCATCACGGGCGCCGATGCCTTGGGTTTACTCAAGCAGGCGCTGGCGGTGCTCGGGCAGCCGGTTCCGCCCGGCGATGACATTCCAGCGCTGCTGGCCGAGGCCTGCGCACACTGGCGTATCGACCGGGTGCCGCGTGGCCCGGTCATGCTGGCGTAA
- the dksA gene encoding RNA polymerase-binding protein DksA, with amino-acid sequence MKASTSQTLASLGIAPYPLKKDEAYMCEPQANHFRKILGAWKQQLREEVDRTVHHMQDEAANFPDQLDRAAQEEEFSLELRTRDRERKLLKKIDEALKQIDADEYGYCEQCGVEIGIRRLEARPTASLCIDCKTLAEIKEKQYGN; translated from the coding sequence TTGAAAGCCTCGACCTCGCAAACGCTGGCCAGCCTCGGCATTGCCCCGTATCCGCTGAAGAAAGACGAAGCGTATATGTGCGAGCCGCAAGCCAATCACTTCCGCAAAATTCTTGGTGCCTGGAAACAACAGCTGCGCGAAGAAGTCGACCGCACCGTGCATCACATGCAGGATGAAGCCGCCAACTTCCCGGACCAGCTCGACCGCGCTGCCCAGGAAGAAGAATTCAGCCTGGAACTGCGCACCCGCGATCGCGAACGCAAGCTGCTGAAAAAGATCGACGAAGCGCTGAAGCAAATCGATGCCGATGAATACGGCTATTGTGAACAGTGCGGCGTCGAAATCGGCATCCGCCGGCTGGAAGCCCGGCCAACCGCCTCGCTGTGCATCGACTGCAAAACGTTGGCGGAAATCAAAGAGAAGCAATACGGGAACTGA
- a CDS encoding Rieske (2Fe-2S) protein produces the protein MRELCALTDIPNCEALAFPYTDKQTLVVTRRGLRAWAYVNRCPHAGVPLEWQENRFMSLDGSQLQCSTHGALFNVDNGYCTWGPCQGRSLQSLPIVIENGVIYLME, from the coding sequence ATGCGCGAACTCTGTGCCCTAACCGATATTCCCAACTGCGAAGCACTGGCCTTTCCCTATACCGACAAGCAGACTCTGGTCGTGACCCGGCGCGGCCTGCGCGCCTGGGCTTACGTCAATCGCTGCCCGCATGCCGGTGTCCCGCTGGAGTGGCAGGAAAACCGCTTCATGAGTCTGGATGGCAGCCAATTGCAGTGTTCCACGCACGGTGCGCTGTTCAATGTCGACAATGGTTACTGTACCTGGGGCCCCTGTCAGGGCCGTTCTTTGCAATCTTTACCGATCGTGATTGAAAACGGCGTGATCTATCTGATGGAATAG
- the ribA gene encoding GTP cyclohydrolase II yields MSVLAQEPGAEPAQFITARLPTRYGDFRISVLPPVAGDKPQTDRPLNDKEHVVLAMGDLTAPGPAPLLRLHSECLTGDALHSLRCDCGFQLEAALSMIAAEGRGAILYLRQEGRGIGLVNKLRAYALQDQGQDTVEANVSLGFGPDQRDYADAVALLRALNLSSVRLMTNNPRKVKALEEAGITVTERVPMKFGSNPHNFRYLEAKSNKLGHLL; encoded by the coding sequence GTGTCAGTTCTTGCTCAAGAGCCAGGTGCAGAACCTGCTCAATTTATCACCGCCCGTCTGCCGACGCGTTATGGCGATTTTCGCATCAGTGTGCTGCCGCCGGTCGCCGGCGACAAGCCGCAGACTGATCGGCCACTCAACGACAAGGAACATGTCGTCCTTGCGATGGGTGACCTGACGGCGCCCGGCCCGGCGCCGCTGCTGCGGCTGCATTCCGAATGCCTGACCGGCGATGCCCTGCACAGCCTGCGCTGTGACTGCGGTTTTCAGCTGGAAGCGGCGTTGTCGATGATCGCGGCCGAAGGTCGTGGCGCGATTTTGTACCTGCGCCAGGAAGGCCGCGGCATTGGTCTGGTCAACAAATTGCGGGCCTATGCGCTTCAGGATCAGGGTCAGGATACGGTCGAGGCCAATGTCAGCCTCGGCTTTGGCCCGGACCAGCGGGATTACGCCGACGCGGTCGCGCTGCTGCGTGCCCTGAATCTCAGCAGCGTACGTTTGATGACCAATAACCCGCGCAAGGTCAAGGCGCTGGAGGAGGCCGGCATCACCGTGACCGAGCGGGTGCCGATGAAGTTTGGCAGCAATCCGCACAACTTCCGCTATCTCGAAGCCAAGTCGAACAAGCTCGGCCATTTGCTCTGA
- the pepB gene encoding aminopeptidase PepB, with the protein MTELLQARLTTDAAASHWGKQPLLSFTGAEVLIHTGSGDDLLRKIQQAGRRLGGMSLPGVQLAGDGWTLAAQWAFALGFDNAKHSSELRTAELPAAEQAELAARLKVSRFVRDLVNETPENLPPTTLCERVIAFLEQLAPGAIKARVISGEALREAGWVGIYEVGRGSNRPPAMLQLEYCPAGMEQQPVAAALVGKGITFDSGGYSLKASEAMLTMKIDMGGAATVAGALALAILRGLNKRVALILCCAENLVSGHAYKLGDILKYKNGVSVEIVNTDAEGRLVLADGLIYACELGAPLIIDAATLTGAAVTALGTDYNAVFALDGALRSRYLGYAEQENELHWPLPLAKWHQNHCPSPYADTANSKPVKGGGPGGASNAAGFLSRFVPRNGAGWVHVDLAAAAHSNDNGMWAAGGTGVGVLTLARALIAEG; encoded by the coding sequence ATGACCGAACTGCTGCAAGCCCGCTTGACCACCGATGCTGCCGCCAGCCACTGGGGCAAACAGCCGCTGCTGTCGTTTACCGGCGCCGAGGTGCTGATACACACCGGCAGCGGCGACGATCTGCTGCGCAAGATTCAGCAGGCCGGTCGCCGGCTCGGTGGCATGAGCCTGCCCGGCGTGCAGCTGGCCGGTGACGGCTGGACACTGGCCGCGCAATGGGCGTTCGCACTCGGCTTTGATAACGCCAAGCACAGCAGCGAACTGCGCACTGCCGAGCTGCCGGCGGCTGAGCAGGCCGAACTGGCGGCACGGTTGAAAGTGAGCCGCTTTGTCCGCGATCTGGTCAACGAGACGCCGGAAAACCTGCCGCCGACCACGCTGTGCGAGCGGGTCATCGCGTTTCTGGAACAGCTGGCGCCGGGCGCCATCAAGGCCCGCGTCATCAGTGGCGAGGCGCTGCGTGAAGCCGGCTGGGTCGGCATTTATGAAGTCGGTCGCGGCTCCAACCGTCCACCGGCAATGCTGCAGCTGGAATACTGTCCGGCTGGCATGGAGCAGCAACCGGTCGCCGCTGCGCTGGTCGGCAAAGGCATCACGTTTGATTCCGGCGGCTACAGCCTGAAGGCTTCGGAAGCGATGCTGACCATGAAAATCGACATGGGCGGTGCCGCCACCGTGGCCGGCGCGCTCGCCTTGGCCATTCTGCGTGGCCTGAACAAGCGGGTGGCGCTGATCCTGTGCTGCGCCGAGAACCTCGTTTCCGGTCACGCCTACAAGCTCGGCGACATCCTGAAATACAAAAACGGCGTCAGTGTCGAGATCGTCAACACCGATGCCGAAGGCCGCTTGGTACTGGCCGATGGCCTGATTTACGCCTGCGAACTCGGGGCGCCGTTAATCATCGACGCCGCCACCTTGACTGGCGCCGCCGTGACCGCGCTCGGGACCGATTACAACGCGGTGTTTGCGCTCGATGGCGCACTGCGCAGCCGTTATCTCGGTTACGCCGAGCAGGAAAACGAGCTGCACTGGCCGCTGCCGCTGGCCAAATGGCACCAGAACCATTGCCCGTCGCCGTATGCCGATACCGCCAACAGCAAGCCGGTGAAAGGTGGCGGCCCCGGCGGCGCCAGCAATGCGGCCGGTTTCCTGTCCCGGTTCGTGCCGCGCAATGGCGCGGGTTGGGTCCATGTCGATCTGGCGGCGGCGGCACACAGCAATGACAACGGTATGTGGGCGGCCGGCGGTACCGGTGTCGGCGTGCTGACCCTGGCCCGCGCCCTGATCGCCGAGGGCTGA
- a CDS encoding rod shape-determining protein, translating to MFKKLRGMFSTDISIDLGTANTLIYVPGKGIVLNEPSVVAIRQERVGGQKTIAAVGNEAKRMLGRTPGNILAVRPMKDGVIADFQLTEKMLQHFIRKVHDNSFMRPSPRVLICVPCGSTQVERRAIRESAYGAGARDVYLIEEPMAAAVGAGMPVSEARGSMVVDIGGGTTEIAILSLNGVVYSDSVRIGGDRFDEAIIDYVRRNYGTVIGDATAERIKMEIGSAFPGKEVRELDVRGRNLAEGIPRAFTINSNEVLEALQEPLSAIVREIKGVLEQCPPELASDISERGMVLTGGGALLRDIDRLIAEETGLPVIVAEDPLTCVARGGGKALEMLEVHGGDLFSVD from the coding sequence ATGTTCAAAAAATTGCGTGGAATGTTTTCCACCGACATCTCAATCGATCTCGGCACTGCCAACACCCTTATCTATGTTCCCGGCAAAGGGATCGTCCTGAACGAACCGTCGGTCGTGGCGATTCGGCAAGAACGGGTCGGCGGCCAGAAAACCATAGCTGCGGTCGGCAATGAAGCCAAACGGATGCTGGGCCGGACACCGGGCAATATTCTGGCGGTGCGACCGATGAAAGACGGCGTCATCGCCGACTTTCAACTGACCGAAAAAATGCTCCAGCATTTCATTCGCAAAGTGCACGACAACAGTTTCATGCGGCCAAGCCCGCGCGTGCTCATCTGCGTGCCGTGCGGCTCGACCCAGGTCGAGCGCCGCGCCATTCGCGAGTCGGCCTACGGTGCCGGTGCCCGCGATGTGTACCTGATTGAAGAGCCGATGGCCGCTGCCGTTGGCGCCGGCATGCCGGTGTCGGAAGCGCGCGGTTCGATGGTGGTCGATATCGGCGGCGGTACCACCGAAATTGCCATTCTGTCGTTGAACGGCGTGGTTTATTCGGATTCGGTACGCATCGGTGGCGATCGCTTTGACGAAGCCATTATCGATTACGTCCGGCGCAACTACGGCACCGTTATTGGTGACGCCACGGCCGAGCGCATCAAGATGGAAATCGGTTCGGCATTTCCGGGCAAGGAAGTGCGCGAGCTCGACGTTCGCGGTCGCAATCTCGCCGAAGGTATTCCGCGCGCGTTCACCATCAACAGCAACGAAGTGCTGGAAGCGCTGCAAGAACCGCTGTCGGCGATCGTGCGCGAAATCAAGGGCGTGCTCGAACAGTGCCCGCCGGAACTGGCTTCCGATATTTCCGAGCGCGGCATGGTGCTGACCGGTGGTGGCGCGCTGCTACGTGACATCGATCGGTTGATCGCCGAAGAAACCGGTTTGCCGGTCATTGTCGCCGAAGATCCGCTGACCTGCGTGGCGCGCGGCGGTGGCAAAGCCCTGGAAATGCTGGAAGTGCACGGCGGCGATTTGTTCTCGGTCGACTGA